TTTTTCCACGACCTCTTTTAAGAGCTTTCCCTTGGCCTCGGATTTCGCCTTTTCGGCGACGAATTTCTCTATGTTCGCGCGGATCCCGTTTTTCATCTCCTCGAGTGAACCATATTCCCCCAGATCTTTGGCGAAATCATCGTCAAGCGCGGGAAGGTCCATACGGTTGATCTCCTCGACCCGCACGATATAACGCGCGTTCTGCCCTGCGAGGTCCCTGACCTCGTAGTCTTTGGGATACTTTATCTTTACTTCCTTCTCCTGGCCGGATTTCATGCCCATAACGTCGCCGTCGAAACCGTAGTCGGCCTTGCTCTTGCCGACGATCATGTTGTATTCCTTGAACTCAACGCCGTCGACCCGGTCAGGCTCCACGTCGTCGATCCGCTTGATCCTGATCTTCACCATGTCGCCCTTTGCCACGCGGGCGTCGTCGCCTTCCTTTTTCGATACGTTCGCGTGGCGCTCGCGAAGCGTTTCGATCTCGCGTTTAACGTCGTCGTCGGTGATCTTACATGCCCGCTCGGAGGCTTTGACGCCCTTGTAATCCCCGACCTCGACGACCGGCATCGTCTCGAAAACGGCGGTGAAGGCGAACGCGCCTCCGCGTTTTATCGAGTCAAAATCGAAACGCGGCGGCGCTATCGGCCTGTAGCCTTTTTCCGTCATCGCGTCCACGTAGACCGAACGCAGCAGGTTCTCGGCCACCTCCTGGTCCGCCATCGCTGCGAACTTGCGCTCTATGAGTTCAAGCGGGACCTTGCCTTTGCGGTACCCGTCGATCTTGGCATTACCGCGGATTTTTTCGTAAACGGACTTGTATTCAGTCTCCACGCGGTTTTCCGGCACCTCTACACGGATCTCCATTTGTGCGTTCTCAAGCTTCTTTTCCGAAATAATCAAGGTATGTTCTCCCTCACGCTATGGTTATGCCGAGGCGGCCGGGGGCCGCTTCCCTGTTCTCTTTCCACGCGGTATGTTCCGATATTGATGGCATAAAACGCCGGGATGGCTTTTATCGACTCCAGCTTACCGCAAATCAACCGAAA
This genomic stretch from Spirochaetota bacterium harbors:
- the tig gene encoding trigger factor, whose amino-acid sequence is MIISEKKLENAQMEIRVEVPENRVETEYKSVYEKIRGNAKIDGYRKGKVPLELIERKFAAMADQEVAENLLRSVYVDAMTEKGYRPIAPPRFDFDSIKRGGAFAFTAVFETMPVVEVGDYKGVKASERACKITDDDVKREIETLRERHANVSKKEGDDARVAKGDMVKIRIKRIDDVEPDRVDGVEFKEYNMIVGKSKADYGFDGDVMGMKSGQEKEVKIKYPKDYEVRDLAGQNARYIVRVEEINRMDLPALDDDFAKDLGEYGSLEEMKNGIRANIEKFVAEKAKSEAKGKLLKEVVEKSTFDLPLSMIEKEMEALFRRVQERTGYFSEDINEFSSTIGINAEEFSGRLRAEAASNIKSTLVLSKIAEKEELKVPEDKYREVLESIAKRNKRSVEELEKIIDENNSRESIESDLVMESALDFIYENAKIEKGRPQKLDEFIKAE